The Rhodobacter sp. 24-YEA-8 genome window below encodes:
- a CDS encoding MarR family winged helix-turn-helix transcriptional regulator, whose amino-acid sequence MEPRPPTLDLLLYVMRELRRNYDARAEELGLTLARTRVLTSLSNMEGATQAELAQDLGIEAPTLKRQIDGLEKLGFIERRGMDGDARKRALFLTDKARSAGISRFVRAVRAELFEGITPEDLAATDRALQRMAVNTARIGEK is encoded by the coding sequence ATGGAACCCCGGCCTCCGACCCTCGATCTCTTGCTGTATGTGATGCGCGAGCTGCGCCGCAATTACGACGCGCGCGCCGAAGAGCTGGGGCTGACGCTGGCCAGGACCCGGGTTCTGACCTCGCTTTCCAATATGGAAGGCGCCACCCAGGCCGAACTTGCCCAGGATCTGGGCATTGAGGCGCCCACGCTGAAACGTCAGATCGACGGGCTGGAAAAGCTTGGCTTCATCGAGCGGCGCGGCATGGATGGCGATGCCCGCAAACGGGCGCTTTTCCTGACCGACAAAGCCCGCTCTGCCGGGATCTCGCGCTTCGTGCGCGCGGTGCGGGCCGAACTGTTCGAGGGCATCACGCCCGAAGATCTCGCGGCCACAGACCGGGCTTTGCAACGTATGGCGGTCAATACCGCCAGGATCGGTGAGAAGTGA
- a CDS encoding membrane-bound PQQ-dependent dehydrogenase, glucose/quinate/shikimate family, whose product MFSIIMGAICGLFGLWVLWLGYGLAAAGGSWFYIVIALGLILSGIGLIRRHQSGLGVYAVTLIITFLWTLYEVGFDKWQWIPRGALLLAFGLILCIPVFASEIRARSGRSGPGYPLLGGTVAVIIVLAVGSWFIDPAQIRGALTKQANIGDGLVDPSGVAYPAEDWTAYGGTNLGQRYSALRDIDTGNVKGLTLAWEHHTGDLRKADEDSKEYTFEATPIKVNGLLYFCTPHNIIQALVPETGAVKWSFDPMMKRDAFYQHQTCRGVSWNDSTGYTAPPSDTPEDQAAITAAVAECPKRIVASSVDARLYTVNADTGELCTTFGENGYVNLLEGMTDTERASYQQTSAPLVTKDLIILGSAIADNYYENNPSGVIRAYDVRTGKVVWKFDAGKPDDTAPLAPGETYVPNSNVAWTQFAADETLGMVYIPFGNASPDQVGIARTPEQEAFVDALAALDLETGQLKWKFQTSYHDLWDRDNPSQPVLLNLPKDGVDTPAIIIPTKIGNLWVLDRRDGTPILPVSEVQVSTDSDIPGEKLSAVQPMSSLTFAPAPLREADMWGASPIDQIQCRTTFVSNRYDGNSWTPPTTTGSIVWPGNIGVFNWGSVTVDPVNKWLIGTPQYLPYIYKLYPRPEGDLTKPMFQDDMSGGEAKPGNENLGGPYAVSIQHFRSGLGVPCNTPPWGIRVGVDLTNGKTAWKYRNGTVAGQKFMGVSFPIPFEMGMLAHGGTLTTAGGVAFTAAALDDIMRAYDMQTGETLWQARLPAGGQATPMTYRGADGKQYIVVAAGGHGSLGTTPGDSVLAYRLE is encoded by the coding sequence GTGTTCTCCATCATCATGGGTGCCATCTGCGGCCTTTTCGGCCTTTGGGTTCTTTGGCTCGGATACGGGCTGGCAGCTGCCGGGGGCAGCTGGTTCTATATCGTCATAGCACTTGGCCTGATCCTGTCGGGGATCGGGCTGATCCGGCGGCATCAGAGCGGTCTGGGTGTCTATGCGGTAACGCTGATCATCACCTTCCTATGGACGCTTTACGAGGTCGGTTTCGACAAATGGCAGTGGATCCCGCGCGGGGCGCTGCTCCTGGCCTTCGGCCTGATCCTTTGCATCCCGGTCTTCGCAAGTGAGATCCGCGCGCGGTCGGGCCGCTCTGGCCCCGGCTATCCGCTGCTTGGCGGCACTGTGGCGGTGATCATCGTGCTGGCAGTGGGTTCCTGGTTTATCGACCCGGCGCAGATCAGGGGCGCGCTGACCAAGCAGGCCAATATCGGCGACGGGCTCGTGGATCCCTCGGGGGTGGCCTATCCCGCAGAAGACTGGACGGCCTATGGCGGCACCAATCTCGGTCAGCGCTATTCTGCGCTGAGGGATATCGACACGGGGAATGTGAAAGGGCTGACGCTTGCCTGGGAACATCACACCGGCGATCTGCGCAAGGCGGATGAGGATTCCAAGGAATACACCTTCGAGGCTACCCCGATCAAAGTGAACGGGCTTTTGTATTTCTGCACCCCGCATAACATCATCCAGGCCCTGGTGCCCGAGACCGGCGCGGTGAAATGGTCGTTTGATCCGATGATGAAGCGCGACGCCTTTTATCAGCACCAGACCTGTCGCGGTGTTTCATGGAATGATTCCACTGGCTATACCGCGCCCCCGTCAGACACGCCCGAGGATCAGGCGGCGATCACTGCGGCTGTGGCGGAATGCCCGAAACGCATCGTGGCCTCTTCGGTCGATGCACGGCTTTACACGGTCAACGCGGATACCGGCGAACTTTGCACCACTTTCGGTGAGAATGGTTATGTGAACCTGCTTGAGGGTATGACCGATACCGAACGGGCAAGCTATCAGCAGACCTCGGCGCCCCTGGTGACGAAGGATCTGATCATCCTCGGCTCGGCGATTGCCGATAACTACTATGAGAACAACCCCTCGGGTGTGATCCGCGCCTATGATGTGCGCACCGGCAAGGTCGTATGGAAATTCGATGCGGGCAAGCCCGACGATACCGCACCGCTTGCCCCTGGTGAGACCTATGTGCCCAATTCCAACGTCGCCTGGACGCAATTCGCGGCCGATGAGACGCTGGGGATGGTCTATATCCCCTTCGGCAATGCCTCTCCCGACCAGGTCGGCATTGCGCGCACGCCCGAACAGGAGGCCTTTGTCGATGCGCTGGCCGCGCTTGATCTGGAGACCGGCCAGCTGAAATGGAAGTTCCAGACCAGTTATCATGACCTCTGGGACCGCGATAACCCCTCGCAGCCGGTGCTTCTCAACCTGCCGAAGGATGGCGTGGATACGCCTGCGATCATCATCCCGACGAAAATCGGCAATCTCTGGGTGCTCGACCGCCGTGACGGCACACCGATCCTGCCGGTATCCGAGGTGCAGGTCTCGACAGACAGCGATATTCCCGGCGAAAAGCTCTCTGCCGTACAGCCGATGTCTTCGCTGACTTTCGCGCCTGCGCCTTTGCGTGAGGCGGATATGTGGGGGGCCTCGCCCATCGACCAGATCCAGTGCCGCACGACCTTTGTGTCGAACCGCTATGACGGCAATTCCTGGACGCCGCCGACCACCACCGGCTCGATCGTCTGGCCCGGGAATATCGGGGTCTTCAACTGGGGTTCGGTCACGGTGGATCCGGTGAATAAATGGCTGATCGGTACGCCGCAATATCTGCCCTATATCTATAAGCTCTATCCGCGTCCCGAAGGCGATCTGACGAAACCGATGTTCCAGGATGATATGTCCGGGGGCGAGGCGAAACCGGGGAATGAGAACCTTGGCGGACCCTATGCGGTGTCGATCCAGCATTTCCGCTCGGGCCTGGGCGTGCCCTGCAACACGCCACCCTGGGGTATACGGGTCGGCGTTGACCTGACGAATGGCAAAACCGCCTGGAAATACCGCAACGGCACTGTGGCCGGGCAGAAATTCATGGGCGTGAGCTTTCCGATCCCGTTCGAAATGGGGATGCTGGCCCATGGCGGCACGCTGACCACGGCGGGGGGTGTCGCCTTCACCGCGGCGGCGCTGGATGACATCATGCGCGCCTATGACATGCAGACCGGCGAGACGCTGTGGCAGGCCAGACTTCCCGCCGGGGGCCAGGCCACGCCGATGACCTATCGCGGTGCTGACGGGAAGCAATATATCGTCGTTGCAGCCGGAGGTCATGGCTCGCTTGGCACCACGCCCGGCGACTCGGTTCTTGCCTACCGGCTGGAATGA
- a CDS encoding aromatic acid exporter family protein has translation MDRLPLQLQRMTAAGRDALAAATAGAIAWLLASWLFGHTHPVFAMVTAIVCLAPGLPNHGRQATGIILGVAIGILVGEAALQLPVTGIEGPTMSLLRMIVAILLSMMVGASFGLPAVVPIQAGVSAVLVLAMGADSAGWHRMQDVIIGVGVGLFFSQVLLTPDPLRQIDRAMSELLTRIAGGLDLAAQALQDTTPRRAEIAQSHLSRVQETIGALQNGIDSARYEARWSLRGRIAANRVRREAERVEHDAIRLGASALLLGDALLVAMRNGNTPPAGLEANLRHLAASCRARMTGTAPPDQGLARTECVDSAWADVLVQMRALGAILGAEPRLDQQRREAYQFPD, from the coding sequence ATGGATAGATTGCCACTGCAGCTGCAGCGCATGACGGCAGCGGGGCGCGATGCCCTGGCCGCTGCAACCGCCGGCGCGATTGCCTGGCTGCTGGCAAGCTGGCTGTTCGGCCATACCCATCCGGTTTTTGCCATGGTGACCGCAATCGTCTGCCTCGCGCCGGGGCTGCCCAATCACGGACGGCAGGCGACCGGCATCATTCTGGGGGTGGCCATCGGTATTCTCGTCGGCGAGGCGGCGCTGCAATTGCCTGTTACCGGGATCGAGGGGCCGACCATGTCACTGTTGCGCATGATCGTGGCAATTCTGCTTTCAATGATGGTCGGCGCGTCCTTCGGCCTGCCGGCGGTGGTGCCGATCCAGGCCGGGGTCTCGGCGGTTCTGGTGCTGGCAATGGGGGCGGACAGTGCAGGCTGGCACCGGATGCAGGATGTGATCATCGGTGTGGGGGTCGGGCTTTTCTTCAGCCAGGTCCTGCTGACGCCCGACCCTTTGCGTCAGATCGACCGCGCCATGAGCGAATTGCTGACCCGGATCGCGGGCGGGCTCGACCTCGCGGCTCAGGCCCTGCAGGACACAACCCCGCGCCGCGCCGAGATTGCGCAAAGCCATCTGTCGCGCGTTCAGGAAACCATCGGCGCGCTGCAAAACGGCATTGACAGCGCCAGATATGAGGCGCGCTGGTCGCTGCGGGGGCGCATAGCTGCCAATCGGGTGCGGCGCGAGGCGGAACGTGTCGAACATGACGCGATCCGGCTGGGCGCCTCGGCGCTGCTGCTGGGCGATGCGCTGCTGGTGGCGATGCGCAACGGAAACACACCCCCTGCCGGGCTGGAGGCGAACCTGCGCCACCTTGCTGCAAGCTGCCGCGCCCGGATGACCGGCACCGCCCCGCCTGACCAAGGCCTGGCCAGAACAGAGTGTGTCGACAGCGCCTGGGCCGACGTTCTTGTGCAAATGCGCGCATTGGGCGCCATCCTTGGTGCGGAGCCCCGGCTTGACCAGCAGCGGCGTGAGGCATATCAGTTTCCTGACTAA